The Micromonospora sp. WMMD961 genome has a segment encoding these proteins:
- the glpK gene encoding glycerol kinase GlpK: MTPQYVAAIDQGTTSSRCIVFDQAGDIVAAAQREHRQIFPQPGWVEHDAEEIWDNVQQVVAEALRAAGTDAAGLAAVGITNQRETTVVWDRSTGRPVANAVVWQDTRTGPLLRELASAYGEERFRSRTGLPLATYFAGPKLCWLLDEVDGLRERAERGEVLFGTMDSWLIWKLTGEHVTDVTNASRTMLMDLTTLDWAPDLLDAMGVPAAMLPEIRCSAEVYGTATGVLAGVPVASALGDQQAALFGQTCFQPGEAKCTYGTGSFLLLNTGATPVPSTHGLLTTVAYRIKDQPPAYALEGAIAVTGSLVQWLRDNLGLISNAAEVEELARTVDDNGGCYVVPAFSGLFAPHWRSDARGVIAGLTGYITKGHLARAVLEASAWQTREVVDAMDADSDVALRRLRVDGGMTANGLLMQFLADVLDVPVVRSRITETTCLGAAYAAGLAVGFWPDLATLRAQWRSDAQWESTMAADLREEELRQWRKAVQRTLDWVD, from the coding sequence GTGACCCCCCAGTACGTCGCCGCCATCGACCAGGGCACCACCTCCTCGCGGTGCATCGTGTTCGACCAGGCCGGGGACATCGTCGCCGCGGCCCAGCGCGAACACCGGCAGATCTTCCCCCAGCCCGGCTGGGTGGAGCACGACGCCGAGGAGATCTGGGACAACGTCCAGCAGGTGGTCGCCGAGGCGCTGCGGGCCGCCGGCACCGACGCGGCCGGGCTGGCCGCCGTCGGCATCACCAACCAGCGGGAGACCACAGTCGTCTGGGACCGGTCCACCGGCCGGCCGGTGGCCAACGCCGTCGTCTGGCAGGACACCCGCACCGGGCCGCTGCTGCGCGAGCTGGCCTCGGCGTACGGCGAGGAGCGGTTCCGGTCCCGCACCGGCCTGCCGCTGGCCACCTACTTCGCCGGGCCGAAGCTGTGCTGGCTGCTGGACGAGGTCGACGGCCTGCGCGAGCGCGCCGAGCGCGGCGAGGTCCTCTTCGGCACCATGGACAGCTGGCTGATCTGGAAGCTGACCGGCGAGCACGTCACCGACGTGACAAACGCCAGCCGGACCATGCTGATGGACCTCACCACCCTGGACTGGGCCCCGGACCTGCTGGACGCGATGGGCGTCCCGGCGGCGATGCTGCCGGAGATCCGCTGCTCGGCCGAGGTGTACGGCACGGCCACCGGCGTGCTCGCCGGGGTGCCGGTGGCCAGCGCTCTCGGTGACCAGCAGGCCGCCCTGTTCGGGCAGACCTGCTTCCAGCCGGGCGAGGCGAAGTGCACCTACGGCACCGGGAGCTTCCTGCTGCTCAACACCGGCGCCACCCCGGTCCCGTCGACGCACGGCCTGCTCACCACGGTCGCCTACCGGATCAAGGACCAACCCCCGGCGTACGCCCTGGAGGGCGCGATCGCCGTCACCGGCTCGCTGGTGCAGTGGCTGCGGGACAACCTCGGGTTGATCTCCAATGCGGCCGAGGTGGAGGAGTTGGCGCGCACGGTGGACGACAACGGGGGCTGCTACGTGGTGCCGGCGTTCTCCGGGCTGTTCGCCCCGCACTGGCGCAGCGACGCCCGTGGGGTGATCGCCGGTCTGACCGGCTACATCACCAAGGGGCACCTGGCCCGGGCGGTGCTGGAGGCGTCGGCGTGGCAGACCCGCGAGGTGGTCGACGCGATGGACGCGGACTCCGACGTGGCGCTGCGCCGACTCCGCGTAGACGGTGGGATGACCGCCAACGGGCTGCTCATGCAGTTCCTCGCCGACGTCCTCGACGTGCCGGTCGTCCGGTCCCGGATCACCGAGACCACCTGCCTGGGCGCCGCGTACGCGGCAGGGCTGGCGGTCGGCTTCTGGCCCGACCTGGCCACGCTGCGGGCGCAGTGGCGCTCCGACGCGCAGTGGGAGTCGACCATGGCGGCAGACCTGCGCGAAGAGGAGCTGCGCCAGTGGCGCAAGGCCGTGCAACGCACCCTGGACTGGGTGGACTGA
- a CDS encoding DUF397 domain-containing protein translates to MSTRSGNGGDTCVEVADNLPEQVLVRDSTDRAGAVLTFAPAAWRAFVARVRTGS, encoded by the coding sequence GTGTCGACCCGGTCCGGCAACGGCGGTGACACCTGCGTCGAGGTGGCCGACAACCTGCCAGAACAGGTGCTGGTCCGTGACTCCACCGACCGCGCCGGTGCCGTCCTCACCTTCGCGCCGGCGGCCTGGCGCGCGTTCGTGGCGCGGGTCCGCACCGGCAGCTGA
- a CDS encoding helix-turn-helix transcriptional regulator has translation MNGDMWIRALKAARAGAGVSQEALAELIRWSPSTIAAIETGRRRPTPQFAEAADAALETGGVLAELLAVAARQESPAWFAQWRGIEAEAVALRTVQPSLVPGLLQTEAYAHAVLSAQGTHTPEQVAQLVAGRLARQELLTGPTPKRFTAVVDETALRRVVGDRDVQLAQLERLVELATLPHIRLYVIAAGVGAHPGLAGGFVLANLPDGDEVAYIDGVFGQIVDRTDTVDTIRTMWDTLLGEALPAGVSVELVGKLVNEL, from the coding sequence ATGAACGGCGACATGTGGATCAGGGCGCTCAAGGCGGCCCGGGCCGGTGCGGGCGTCTCGCAGGAGGCCCTGGCGGAGCTGATCAGGTGGAGTCCGTCCACCATCGCGGCGATCGAGACCGGGCGACGCCGACCCACCCCGCAGTTCGCCGAGGCGGCGGACGCGGCGCTGGAGACCGGCGGGGTGTTGGCCGAGTTGCTGGCGGTGGCGGCCCGGCAGGAGTCGCCGGCCTGGTTCGCGCAGTGGCGGGGGATCGAGGCAGAGGCGGTCGCCCTCCGCACCGTTCAACCGTCGCTGGTGCCGGGCCTGCTCCAGACCGAGGCGTACGCGCACGCGGTGCTCAGCGCCCAGGGCACCCACACCCCGGAGCAGGTCGCCCAACTGGTCGCCGGCCGGCTGGCCCGCCAGGAGCTGCTGACCGGCCCGACCCCGAAGCGGTTCACCGCGGTCGTCGACGAGACCGCGCTGCGCCGCGTGGTCGGCGATCGGGACGTCCAGCTCGCCCAGTTGGAACGGCTGGTCGAGCTGGCCACCCTGCCCCACATCCGGCTTTACGTGATTGCCGCCGGCGTGGGCGCGCACCCCGGGCTGGCCGGCGGCTTCGTGCTGGCCAATTTGCCCGACGGCGACGAGGTGGCCTACATCGACGGGGTCTTCGGTCAGATCGTCGACCGGACCGACACCGTTGATACCATCAGGACGATGTGGGACACGCTGCTGGGCGAGGCCCTGCCGGCGGGCGTGTCAGTCGAGCTGGTCGGAAAGCTGGTGAACGAGCTGTGA
- a CDS encoding phosphoribosylaminoimidazolesuccinocarboxamide synthase, with protein sequence MELLHSGKARDVYADGEDLILVASDRISIYDVALPTPIPDKGRLLTALSLWWFEQLADLVPNHVISATDVPAEFAGRAIRCQRLDMLPVECVARGYLTGGGLREYERTGAVSGVPLPRGLGEASILPEPIFTPSSKAPMGEHDEPITYDDVVDKVGEATAERLRQITLDVYRRGAELAADRGILVADTKLELGWAPDGTLVLADELLTSDSSRFWPAESYQPGRVQFSYDKQYVRDWATGSGWDKQGPAPDLPAEVVEATRARYIDVYEKLTGNRWE encoded by the coding sequence GTGGAACTTCTGCACTCTGGCAAGGCTCGGGATGTCTACGCCGACGGCGAGGACCTGATCCTGGTCGCCTCGGACCGCATCTCGATCTACGACGTGGCGCTGCCCACGCCTATCCCAGACAAGGGTCGCCTGCTCACCGCACTCTCGCTGTGGTGGTTCGAGCAGCTCGCCGACCTGGTGCCGAACCACGTCATCTCCGCCACCGACGTGCCCGCCGAGTTCGCCGGGCGGGCCATCCGGTGCCAGCGGCTGGACATGCTCCCGGTCGAGTGCGTCGCCCGCGGCTACCTCACCGGCGGCGGCCTGCGGGAGTACGAGCGGACCGGCGCGGTCTCCGGCGTACCACTGCCGCGAGGGCTGGGCGAGGCGTCGATCCTGCCCGAGCCGATCTTCACACCGTCGAGCAAGGCGCCGATGGGCGAGCACGACGAACCCATCACGTACGACGACGTGGTGGACAAGGTGGGCGAGGCGACCGCCGAGCGACTGCGGCAGATCACCCTCGACGTCTACCGGCGCGGCGCGGAGCTGGCCGCCGACCGGGGCATCCTGGTCGCCGACACCAAGCTCGAGCTGGGCTGGGCGCCGGACGGCACGCTGGTCCTCGCCGACGAGCTGCTCACCTCCGACTCGTCGCGGTTCTGGCCAGCCGAGTCGTACCAGCCGGGACGGGTGCAGTTCTCCTACGACAAGCAGTACGTGCGGGACTGGGCCACCGGTAGCGGCTGGGACAAGCAGGGCCCGGCCCCGGACCTGCCGGCCGAGGTGGTCGAGGCGACCCGGGCGCGCTACATCGACGTCTACGAGAAGCTCACCGGCAACCGCTGGGAGTGA
- a CDS encoding extracellular solute-binding protein, protein MPVVRPPFDRLGADPGRRRLLGALLGAPLLASGGLAGCSDGATTSTQDGPVELSVFWWGSAKRAEITEKVLRLYSDRNPRVTFRVTWQGAEGYYDRLATQAAGGNVPDLIQIDDAMLTEYAQRQIILDLSDRVADHHLDLRGLPEGLVRYGTVEGRTMAVASGQTHMSVVFNRDLLQELRVPEPRGGMTWAEYLSWAGQVTDASDGQVAGTMDASGDYRALWLWLRSRGGEFYRGNQIGFGADELIAWFELWQQARAERATPGGALIEQADSGEPGRQPVVTGLTAASFAWSHQLPELQRLTDAELGLTGLPGAPGAQWARASMYWAAFRGTRHPNTVVDVINFLTTNGEAGTVLGHERGLNASLAVRSYAEGSITDPAQRRAAAFGASIADLLGPAPAPPPQGHAKVRTLLVTAAERIRVRRDGTREATARFLSQAIAALAV, encoded by the coding sequence GTGCCCGTTGTGCGACCCCCGTTCGACCGCCTCGGCGCCGACCCGGGCCGACGCCGACTGCTCGGCGCGCTGCTCGGCGCTCCTCTGCTCGCGTCGGGTGGGCTGGCCGGATGCAGCGACGGCGCCACCACGTCGACCCAGGACGGGCCGGTCGAGCTGTCGGTCTTCTGGTGGGGCAGCGCCAAGCGGGCCGAGATCACCGAGAAGGTGCTGCGCCTCTACTCGGATCGCAACCCCCGGGTCACCTTCCGGGTCACCTGGCAGGGCGCCGAGGGCTACTACGACCGCCTGGCCACCCAGGCGGCGGGTGGCAACGTCCCGGACCTGATCCAGATCGACGACGCGATGCTGACCGAGTACGCCCAACGCCAGATCATCCTCGACCTCAGCGACCGGGTCGCCGACCACCACCTGGACCTGCGGGGCCTGCCGGAAGGGCTGGTCCGCTACGGCACGGTCGAGGGGCGGACGATGGCGGTGGCCAGCGGGCAGACCCACATGAGCGTGGTCTTCAACCGCGACCTGCTGCAGGAGCTGCGGGTGCCCGAGCCCCGTGGCGGGATGACCTGGGCCGAATACCTCTCCTGGGCGGGGCAGGTCACCGACGCCAGTGACGGCCAGGTGGCCGGCACCATGGACGCGTCCGGCGACTACCGGGCGCTCTGGCTCTGGCTGCGGTCGAGGGGCGGTGAGTTCTACCGGGGCAACCAGATCGGTTTCGGCGCGGACGAGCTGATCGCGTGGTTCGAGCTGTGGCAGCAGGCCCGCGCCGAACGGGCCACGCCGGGCGGGGCGCTCATCGAGCAGGCGGACAGCGGGGAGCCGGGCCGGCAACCGGTGGTCACCGGGTTGACCGCCGCGTCCTTCGCCTGGTCCCATCAGCTGCCGGAGCTTCAGCGACTCACCGATGCCGAGCTGGGCCTGACCGGCCTGCCGGGGGCACCCGGCGCCCAGTGGGCGCGGGCATCGATGTACTGGGCCGCATTCCGCGGCACCCGCCACCCGAACACCGTCGTCGACGTGATCAATTTCCTGACCACGAACGGCGAGGCCGGCACGGTCCTGGGCCACGAGCGCGGGCTGAACGCCAGCCTCGCTGTCCGTAGCTACGCCGAGGGCAGCATCACCGACCCGGCCCAGCGGCGGGCCGCCGCGTTCGGCGCCAGCATCGCCGACCTGCTCGGGCCGGCACCGGCGCCACCACCCCAGGGGCATGCCAAGGTGCGCACCCTGCTGGTCACCGCCGCCGAGCGCATCCGCGTCAGGCGGGACGGCACCCGGGAGGCCACCGCGCGTTTCCTGTCCCAGGCCATCGCGGCCCTGGCGGTGTGA
- a CDS encoding S8 family serine peptidase — translation MVNSVVSAWISRTRRSAAAAVGVTLVAALLTPTAAHGAPPPPATPAATGNAHRAPVTVTLITGDRVTVTPGVNGATPSVDVTRAPGATGAVRVSTEGGDTYVYPDEAMPYLATGRLDKQLFDVTQLIAQGFDDARTSELPLIVTRSTDSATRRTGTTLPGAQTTLELPSVRGEAVRARRSQAADFWSALTGGGQSPAGLRAATSTPSFTAGVDKVWLDGKAKAALADTTSQVGAPAAWAAGGTGSGVRVAVLDSGVDTTHPDLVGQVVASRSFIPGQDVIDHNGHGTHTASTVAGTGAASDGKERGVAPDADLVVGKVLDEFGSGSISGIIAGMEWAARTEHAKVINMSLGVSAWHTQDDPLSQAVNQLTAETGALFVVSAGNGGPDPYTLGAPGTADAALTIGAVDASDHLADFSSVGPRANDEALKPDMTAPGVDVLAARSQHLPWGEGYYRVDSGTSMAAPHVAGAAALLLQKHPTWSARQIKDALMSTSVRTPDYNAYQAGSGRLNVAAAYHQDQVVATGSVDAGLVRWAPGTAPQPITRKISYTNTTANPVTLALAVEHGATSARTFTVAADSVTVPAHGTATVDVVVDPEGLPSGRYSAQVAARFPAGEVHTAVGIAVESKKHDLTIHLKDRAGRPMSGEVEIVNAETGSTFMWVNDGKLTSRLAPGSYTVVAAADVEGLNGPRSLGLAMLTAPEVDLTTDRVVELDARRARQVKVATPQPTAVVNSRIDVYRSFTSAEPTPTDWGALKETFWPGATYDSLWALPTKGKVKKGSFVLTTRIRAAQTPLAISYDGRHLGDPLVQPGSFALPDGTTRLDAVFAGVGATSDYAGLSARGKAVVVRGSDSVTPMDQATAAHTAGAAMLLVVNDRDGRKSDWYGNPDGVTTGQVPVASLTMDQGEALIQKITAGGRKPVRLTVVAHPAAKYLYDLVDYHRGGVPADPSAKTGPRDLARIDLTFSPPPGKQSSESRVDFPPYEYGAARSFPFQPVVPGPRTDWVSAGDGVTWMQYADVADWARSNTEAIAYRPGSVQKDRWFGPITRPRMLSTEIPFRGETAMSAYIQGFGDAGAAHSGGASMSQIATFYQGDKQLTRFDGWPEIGAGDLSPEKLPYRLVVETTGKPEFSPYSTATHTEWRFISGGSAEVQAIPLVQLDYGTDVDAAGRAKRGSDFSITPVVVGSTAARDAVSSLRLEVSYDDGKTWQRQDLKEKKGTWRVFLDAPHRADFVSIRVTAEQRNGGGVTQTVTRAFGLR, via the coding sequence ATGGTCAACTCTGTAGTCAGTGCGTGGATCTCTCGCACCCGGAGATCTGCGGCGGCAGCGGTAGGCGTCACCCTCGTCGCCGCTCTCCTCACCCCGACGGCGGCGCACGGCGCCCCACCGCCTCCGGCGACACCCGCCGCCACCGGCAACGCACACCGCGCACCAGTCACGGTCACGCTGATCACCGGCGACCGGGTGACGGTGACCCCCGGCGTCAACGGCGCGACCCCCTCGGTGGACGTCACACGCGCGCCCGGCGCCACCGGGGCCGTACGGGTCTCCACCGAGGGCGGGGACACCTATGTGTACCCCGACGAGGCGATGCCCTACCTCGCGACCGGCCGACTCGACAAGCAGCTCTTCGACGTCACCCAACTGATCGCGCAGGGCTTCGACGACGCACGCACCAGCGAACTCCCCCTGATCGTCACCCGCTCCACCGACTCAGCGACGCGCCGGACCGGCACCACACTGCCGGGCGCGCAGACCACACTGGAGCTTCCCTCGGTCCGCGGCGAGGCAGTGCGCGCCCGACGGTCACAGGCGGCGGACTTCTGGTCCGCTCTCACCGGCGGTGGACAGTCACCGGCCGGCCTCCGCGCCGCCACCTCGACCCCGTCCTTCACGGCGGGCGTCGACAAGGTGTGGCTCGACGGTAAGGCCAAGGCCGCCCTCGCCGACACCACCTCGCAGGTCGGCGCACCGGCGGCCTGGGCGGCCGGAGGCACCGGCAGCGGTGTGCGGGTCGCCGTCCTGGACAGCGGCGTGGACACCACCCACCCCGACCTCGTGGGCCAGGTGGTGGCGTCCCGGAGTTTCATCCCCGGCCAGGACGTGATCGACCACAACGGGCACGGCACCCACACCGCGTCCACCGTCGCCGGGACGGGCGCCGCCTCGGACGGTAAGGAGCGGGGGGTCGCTCCCGATGCCGACCTGGTGGTCGGCAAGGTCCTCGACGAGTTCGGGAGCGGCTCGATCTCAGGGATCATCGCGGGCATGGAGTGGGCGGCGCGCACCGAGCACGCCAAGGTGATCAACATGAGCCTGGGCGTCAGCGCGTGGCACACGCAGGACGACCCGCTGAGCCAGGCCGTGAACCAGCTGACCGCCGAGACAGGCGCGCTCTTCGTCGTCTCCGCCGGCAACGGCGGTCCCGATCCGTACACCCTCGGCGCGCCGGGCACCGCGGACGCCGCGCTCACCATCGGCGCGGTGGACGCCTCCGACCACCTGGCCGACTTCTCCAGCGTCGGGCCGCGCGCCAACGACGAGGCCCTCAAGCCCGACATGACCGCCCCCGGCGTGGACGTGCTGGCAGCGCGCTCGCAGCACCTCCCCTGGGGCGAGGGCTACTACCGCGTGGACAGTGGCACCTCGATGGCCGCACCCCACGTCGCCGGGGCGGCTGCCCTGCTGCTGCAGAAGCACCCCACCTGGAGCGCACGGCAGATCAAGGACGCGCTGATGAGCACCAGCGTCCGCACACCGGACTACAACGCGTACCAGGCCGGCAGCGGTCGACTGAACGTGGCCGCCGCCTACCACCAGGACCAGGTCGTCGCGACCGGCTCGGTGGACGCCGGCCTCGTCCGGTGGGCTCCCGGCACCGCACCTCAGCCGATCACCCGGAAGATCAGCTACACCAACACGACGGCCAACCCGGTCACCCTGGCTCTCGCCGTCGAACACGGCGCCACCTCCGCACGAACGTTCACGGTGGCCGCCGACAGCGTCACGGTGCCCGCTCACGGCACCGCGACCGTCGACGTCGTGGTGGACCCGGAAGGCCTCCCCTCGGGCCGGTACTCCGCCCAGGTCGCGGCGCGCTTCCCAGCCGGCGAGGTACACACGGCCGTCGGGATCGCTGTCGAGTCCAAGAAGCACGACCTCACCATCCACCTGAAGGACCGCGCCGGTCGACCCATGAGCGGCGAGGTCGAGATCGTCAACGCCGAGACGGGCTCCACGTTCATGTGGGTCAACGACGGAAAGCTCACCAGTCGCCTGGCTCCCGGCTCGTACACCGTCGTCGCCGCAGCGGACGTGGAGGGTCTGAACGGTCCCCGCTCCCTCGGCCTCGCGATGCTGACCGCCCCCGAGGTCGACCTGACGACGGACCGGGTCGTGGAACTCGACGCCAGACGGGCCCGCCAGGTGAAGGTGGCGACACCGCAGCCGACCGCCGTCGTCAACAGCAGGATCGACGTCTACCGGTCCTTCACCTCCGCCGAACCGACGCCCACCGACTGGGGCGCCCTGAAGGAGACCTTCTGGCCCGGCGCCACCTACGACAGCCTGTGGGCGCTCCCGACCAAGGGCAAGGTGAAGAAGGGCAGCTTCGTCCTCACCACCCGGATCCGCGCCGCGCAGACGCCACTGGCGATCAGCTACGACGGCCGTCACCTCGGCGACCCCCTCGTGCAGCCTGGCTCGTTCGCACTGCCCGACGGCACGACTCGCCTGGACGCCGTCTTCGCGGGGGTGGGCGCGACGTCCGACTACGCCGGTCTGTCCGCGCGGGGCAAGGCCGTGGTCGTCCGCGGCAGCGACTCGGTGACCCCCATGGACCAGGCGACCGCGGCGCACACCGCCGGTGCGGCGATGCTCCTCGTGGTCAACGACCGCGACGGTCGCAAGAGTGACTGGTACGGCAACCCCGACGGCGTGACGACCGGGCAGGTCCCGGTCGCCTCGCTGACCATGGACCAGGGCGAGGCGTTGATCCAGAAGATCACCGCCGGCGGTCGCAAACCGGTACGGCTGACCGTCGTGGCCCACCCTGCGGCGAAGTACCTGTACGACCTGGTCGACTACCACCGTGGAGGGGTGCCCGCCGACCCCTCCGCCAAGACCGGTCCCCGCGACCTCGCACGGATCGATCTCACCTTCTCCCCTCCCCCGGGGAAGCAGTCCAGCGAGAGCCGGGTGGACTTCCCGCCGTACGAGTACGGGGCGGCACGCTCGTTCCCGTTCCAGCCGGTGGTGCCGGGTCCGCGTACCGACTGGGTCTCCGCAGGCGACGGCGTCACGTGGATGCAGTACGCCGACGTCGCCGACTGGGCGCGGTCCAACACGGAGGCGATCGCCTACCGGCCGGGCAGTGTGCAGAAGGACCGCTGGTTCGGGCCGATCACCCGGCCACGCATGCTCAGCACCGAGATCCCCTTCCGCGGTGAGACCGCCATGAGCGCCTACATCCAGGGGTTCGGCGATGCGGGAGCCGCGCACAGCGGCGGCGCCAGCATGTCGCAGATCGCCACGTTCTACCAGGGCGACAAGCAACTGACCCGGTTCGACGGTTGGCCGGAGATCGGCGCGGGTGACCTGTCGCCGGAGAAGCTGCCGTACCGGTTGGTCGTCGAGACCACTGGCAAACCGGAGTTCAGCCCGTACTCGACCGCCACGCACACCGAATGGCGCTTCATCTCCGGCGGCAGCGCGGAGGTGCAGGCCATCCCGCTGGTCCAACTGGACTACGGAACGGACGTGGACGCCGCCGGTCGCGCGAAGCGTGGGAGCGACTTCTCGATCACGCCCGTGGTGGTGGGAAGCACCGCCGCCCGGGACGCGGTGTCCTCGCTCCGGCTGGAGGTCTCCTACGACGACGGGAAGACCTGGCAGCGGCAGGACCTGAAGGAGAAGAAGGGCACCTGGCGGGTCTTCCTGGACGCGCCGCACCGGGCCGACTTCGTGTCGATCCGGGTCACCGCCGAGCAGCGCAACGGTGGCGGCGTCACCCAGACCGTCACCCGCGCCTTCGGCCTGAGGTAG
- a CDS encoding SigE family RNA polymerase sigma factor: MRDAQSFDDFYRSTARRMVRYGYAVTGDHNEAQDLVQEAYARAWRQWGSLSAHPAPEAWLRLVVSRLATDRWRRLGGLRGALRLAGPPPPVPPPNEDSVLLVQALRQVPATHRRVLALHYLFDMPVEEIAREVDVPVGTVKSWLSRGRARLAALLPDLAVVELEATDVPA; the protein is encoded by the coding sequence GTGAGGGACGCGCAGAGCTTCGATGACTTCTACCGCAGCACCGCGAGGCGGATGGTGCGGTACGGCTATGCGGTCACCGGCGACCACAACGAGGCGCAGGACCTGGTGCAGGAGGCGTACGCCCGGGCCTGGCGGCAGTGGGGGAGCTTGTCGGCGCATCCGGCGCCGGAGGCGTGGCTGCGGCTGGTGGTGTCCCGCCTGGCGACCGACCGCTGGCGGCGGCTGGGTGGCCTGCGTGGCGCGCTGCGGCTTGCCGGGCCTCCGCCGCCGGTCCCGCCGCCCAACGAGGACAGCGTGCTGCTGGTCCAGGCTCTGCGTCAGGTGCCGGCAACCCACCGGCGGGTGTTGGCGCTGCACTACCTGTTCGACATGCCGGTCGAGGAGATCGCCCGAGAGGTCGACGTGCCGGTTGGCACGGTGAAGTCGTGGCTCTCCCGCGGCCGGGCCCGACTCGCCGCGTTGCTGCCCGATCTGGCCGTCGTGGAACTGGAGGCCACCGATGTCCCCGCGTGA